A segment of the Serratia fonticola genome:
AACGCGCTCGGTGCCAGCAGGAACATACCGTTCGGCTGATACCAACCCCCGTTTTGCACCGTTTCCAGCACCGTTATGCCAAACAGCTTGCCCGAACCGATCAGCTCGCGCAGGAAGCCTACCAGGATAAGGATCACGCCGTACCCTAATCCGTTACCGATGCCGTCCATAAAGCTTTCGATCGGCGGCGACTTCATGGCATAAGCTTCCGCACGCCCCATCACGATGCAGTTGGTGATGATCAACCCGACAAACACCGAAAGCTGCTTGGAAATCTCAAACGCATAGGCTCGCAGCAGTTGGTCGACGACGATCACCAGCGAGGCGATGATCGCCATCTGCACGATGATGCGCACGCTGTTGGGAATATGGTGGCGGATAAGTGAAATAAAGAAGCTGGAGAACGCGGTCACAAAGGTTACCGCAACGGTCATCACTACCGCCGTTTCCAGTTTGGTGGTCACTGCCAGTGCCGAACAGACACCAAGTATCTGCAGGGCAATCGGGTTATTGTCGAACAGCGGCCCAAGCAGAACCCGCTTAATCTCTTTGGAATCAGCCATTTTTCAGCGCTCCTTCACGGACTTTCTGCAGGAATGGGCCAAAACCGTGCTCACCCAACCAGAAATTAAAAGTATTCTGCACACCGTTAGCGGTCAGCGTGGCACCGGACAGGCCATCAACACCGTGTACATCGCCAGGGCGCGCACCGCCTTTGACGATACGGATTGCTGGATGCCCGTTGTCATCAAACAGCTGCTTGCCGACCCATTGCGCGCGCCAGTTGGCATTTTGAATTTCGCCCCCTAGCCCCGGCGTTTCACCGTGATCGTAGAAGCTCAGGCCTCTTACAGTGTTGCCATCGGCATCCAGTGCCACAAAGGCATACATCACCGACCATAACCCCGTACCGTAAACCGGCAGCACGATCTTATTTACCGCGCCAGCCTCATCACGCACCAGATAGATTTCAGCCTGATTGCTACGACGGCGGATACCGGCCAGATCCTGCTCAGGTGTCAGCACTCGACTCTTGGCATCACTGCGTAATGCCGAAGACAGATCAAAGGTGGAGGCATCTCCTGCCACAAACTCGCCGCTATCCAGATCCAGCAAACGCGGTTCAATGCGCTGGGTAAAAATGGATTTAACCTGTTCACCGGTCATACCACGTTCCAGCAGGCCGGCCACATCCAGGATGTTACGTTGCTTATCCAGCAGCCGCTGTTCCTGTTGCTTGGACTTCAACCCCACAGCGGAACCCGCTACAACTACCGAACACACCAGACACAGCAGCAGTACTACCAGCAGCGTCTTGCCAATGCTGTCATTTTTAGATTCATTCGCCACGTGCTTTTCTCCGCTTGATGTTGGCCTGCACCACCAGATAATCGAACAGCGGTGCGAACAAATTGGCAAACAGGATCGCCAGCATCATGCCTTCCGGATAGGCTGGGTTGACCACCCGGATCAGCACACACATCACGCCAATCAGGATGCCATACCACCATTTTCCCTTGTTGGTAAACGAGGCGGATACCGGGTCGGTAGCCATAAAGATCATCCCGAAGGCAAAGCCCCCCAGCACCAGATGCCAGTACCAAGGCATGGCAAACATCGGGTTGGTCGTCGAACCAATGGCATTGAACAGACAGGCGGTAGCGATCATACCGATCATCACGCCAGCCACGATACGCCAAGAGGCCACACGGCCAAACATAATGATGGCCCCGCCGATCAGAATCATCAGCGTTGACACTTCACCGATCGAACCGGGGATATTGCCAATAAACGCGTCCATCCAACTGATGGATTGGCCAGTGACCACATTGTTCAGGCCGTGCGCTCCACCGGTACTCCATTGCGCCAGCGGCGTAGCACCTGAGAAGCCGTCTGCAGATGTCCATACCAGATCGCCGGAAATCTGCGCCGGGTAAGCAAAGAACAGGAAGGCTCGCCCCGCTAACGCCGGGTTGAGGAAGTTACGCCCGGTACCGCCAAAGATCTCCTTGGCGACCACCACACCAAAACTGATGCCCAGCGCAGCCTGCCAGAGCGGCAGGGTTGGCGGTACGATCAGGGCAAACAGAATGGAAGTAACAAAGAAACCTTCGTTGATCTCATGTTTGCGCACCATCGCAAACACCACTTCCCAGAATCCCCCCACCAGAAATACGACGGCATAAATTGGCACAAAATAGGTCGCACCGAGCACCATCTTGCTGATCCAGCCGGCATCCGCCCCCAGTGAAGCGCCCAGCGTTTGTGCCAGCCAGTAATGCCAGTCTCCCGCCAGAACCTGCTGCAGTTGCTCACCACTGTACATATGGTGCAATGCCGGAATGGTCTGCTGGCCAACGTTGTACATCCCCCAGAACATGGCCGGGAATACCGCCAACCACACCAGGATCATCATACGTTTCAGATCGATGGCATCACGCACGTGCGATGCACCGCGCGTTACCGTGCCCGGCGTATAGAACACCGTGGCCGTCGCCTCAAACAGCGGGTACCACTTTTCCAGTTTGCCGCCTGGCGTGAAGTGATGCTCAATCTTGTCAAAAAAATTCTTCAGGCCCATCGGTTATCCTTCCTGCTCAATCTTGGTCAGCACTTCGCGCAGTACCGGGCCATATTCATACTTGCCGGGACACACGAAGGTACACAACGCCAGATCTTCTTCATCCAGCTCCAGACAGCCCAGCGCCTGAGCACTGTCGGTATCACCGGCCAACAGATCGCGCAGCAGGTGGGTCGGCAGGATATCCAGCGGCATAACCCGCTCGTAATTGCCGATCGGCACCATCGAGCGCTCGCCACCGTTGGTGGTCGTCGAGAAAGCGAACAATTTGTTCTTCAGGAAATGACCCAACGTGGTTCGGGTAATGGAAAACTTGTCCGGTGCCGGCGTCACCCAGCCAAACAGCTCTTTCTCTCGCCCTTCATGCAGCACAGAAACCTGATTGTGGAAACGCCCCAGCCAGGCATTCGGGCCGCTGGCATGGGTGCCACTCAGCACCGACCCGGAAATCACCCGGTTTTCGCCCGCTTTCAGACGCCCAGCGGTCAATTCATCGAGGCTGGCTCCCAAACGGGTACGCAACAGCACCGGCTGCTCCACCTGTGGCCCCGCCAAGGCAACTACGCGGCGGGTATCAAGCCGACCCGTGGTAAACAGCGTACCGATGGCGATCACATCCTGATAGCCGATATGCCAAACGCTTTTCTTCAGGCTGACCGGTTCAAGGAAGTGAATATGCGTTCCCACCAAACCTGCCGGATGGGGCCCAGCAAATTCGCTGTAATTAATCTGTGCCCCAGCGGCCGTATCCAGACGCGTACCCGCGGCATGGCAGACATGTACCTTACCTTCTGTCAGACGCGCCAAAACCGTCAGCCCGGCATTGAATGCCGCCTGTTGTTCAGCAATGATCACCAAGGGATCGGCAGCCAACGGCTGGCTATCCATGGCATTAACGAAAATGGCACGTGGGGAGGTGCCTGGGCGCGGAGTTTTGCTGAATGGGCGGGTACGCAGCGCTGTCCAGAGGCCGCTGGCGATCAGATCGCTCTCGACCTGCTCGCGTTCCAGCGTCGGCAAATCGGCCTGCTGATAATAGGCCAGTTCCACCTGCTCATCGCCGCCGTTTTCGATTGCAATCACCACCGACTGCAGCACACGACGTTCACCTCGATGAATAGCCAGGATCTTGCCACTGGCGGGCGCAGTGAAGAGAACCCCAGGGTTCTTTTTATCTTCAAACAACGCCTGACCCTTTTTAACGCGATCGCCTTCCTGAACTAACATGGAGGGGCGCATACCAACATACTCCTGGCCAAGCAGTGCCACGTTGGTGATCAGTGGCCCCTCTTGTATCACCTGAGAAGGTGCTCCAGCTATTGGCAGATCTAACCCTTTTCTGATTCTAATCATAGGATTTATACGATGTTTTTAAATTTTCACATGTCTGACCAACCCAGAAGCAGGTACAGACCATGCAGGATGATGAGGTAGCCGAAGCGCCCTCAGGATGAGCTTG
Coding sequences within it:
- a CDS encoding NADH:ubiquinone reductase (Na(+)-transporting) subunit D, coding for MADSKEIKRVLLGPLFDNNPIALQILGVCSALAVTTKLETAVVMTVAVTFVTAFSSFFISLIRHHIPNSVRIIVQMAIIASLVIVVDQLLRAYAFEISKQLSVFVGLIITNCIVMGRAEAYAMKSPPIESFMDGIGNGLGYGVILILVGFLRELIGSGKLFGITVLETVQNGGWYQPNGMFLLAPSAFFIIGLLIWGLRALKPAQIEKE
- a CDS encoding Na(+)-translocating NADH-quinone reductase subunit C is translated as MANESKNDSIGKTLLVVLLLCLVCSVVVAGSAVGLKSKQQEQRLLDKQRNILDVAGLLERGMTGEQVKSIFTQRIEPRLLDLDSGEFVAGDASTFDLSSALRSDAKSRVLTPEQDLAGIRRRSNQAEIYLVRDEAGAVNKIVLPVYGTGLWSVMYAFVALDADGNTVRGLSFYDHGETPGLGGEIQNANWRAQWVGKQLFDDNGHPAIRIVKGGARPGDVHGVDGLSGATLTANGVQNTFNFWLGEHGFGPFLQKVREGALKNG
- a CDS encoding NADH:ubiquinone reductase (Na(+)-transporting) subunit B is translated as MGLKNFFDKIEHHFTPGGKLEKWYPLFEATATVFYTPGTVTRGASHVRDAIDLKRMMILVWLAVFPAMFWGMYNVGQQTIPALHHMYSGEQLQQVLAGDWHYWLAQTLGASLGADAGWISKMVLGATYFVPIYAVVFLVGGFWEVVFAMVRKHEINEGFFVTSILFALIVPPTLPLWQAALGISFGVVVAKEIFGGTGRNFLNPALAGRAFLFFAYPAQISGDLVWTSADGFSGATPLAQWSTGGAHGLNNVVTGQSISWMDAFIGNIPGSIGEVSTLMILIGGAIIMFGRVASWRIVAGVMIGMIATACLFNAIGSTTNPMFAMPWYWHLVLGGFAFGMIFMATDPVSASFTNKGKWWYGILIGVMCVLIRVVNPAYPEGMMLAILFANLFAPLFDYLVVQANIKRRKARGE
- a CDS encoding Na(+)-translocating NADH-quinone reductase subunit A, translated to MIRIRKGLDLPIAGAPSQVIQEGPLITNVALLGQEYVGMRPSMLVQEGDRVKKGQALFEDKKNPGVLFTAPASGKILAIHRGERRVLQSVVIAIENGGDEQVELAYYQQADLPTLEREQVESDLIASGLWTALRTRPFSKTPRPGTSPRAIFVNAMDSQPLAADPLVIIAEQQAAFNAGLTVLARLTEGKVHVCHAAGTRLDTAAGAQINYSEFAGPHPAGLVGTHIHFLEPVSLKKSVWHIGYQDVIAIGTLFTTGRLDTRRVVALAGPQVEQPVLLRTRLGASLDELTAGRLKAGENRVISGSVLSGTHASGPNAWLGRFHNQVSVLHEGREKELFGWVTPAPDKFSITRTTLGHFLKNKLFAFSTTTNGGERSMVPIGNYERVMPLDILPTHLLRDLLAGDTDSAQALGCLELDEEDLALCTFVCPGKYEYGPVLREVLTKIEQEG